The following proteins are co-located in the Polyangia bacterium genome:
- a CDS encoding rhomboid family intramembrane serine protease translates to MIPISDDNPTLRTPVVTIAILLLMGAAWVFGEGAGLDPNRVSMMVCNLGLVPGEITGRAALGTAVPLGNGMACIVDRDPINYLTPLTSMFLHAGWGHILGNGLFLWVFGNNVEDSMGRLRFAFFYLLCGLGAAAAQVMVSPASPVPIVGASGAIAGVLGAYLMLYPRVKVNVLFIFIIFIRVIKVPAWAMLLWWFGLQVVTGLPELSSVRPNISAGVAVFAHIGGFLTGFLLVRLFTKPELMIERTALRNQRYLYRR, encoded by the coding sequence ATGATCCCCATCAGCGACGATAACCCGACCCTGCGCACGCCGGTGGTGACCATTGCGATCCTGCTGCTGATGGGTGCGGCCTGGGTTTTCGGCGAAGGCGCCGGCCTGGACCCCAACCGAGTCTCGATGATGGTCTGCAACCTGGGCCTGGTGCCGGGCGAAATCACCGGGCGCGCCGCGCTGGGCACGGCCGTTCCCCTGGGCAACGGGATGGCCTGCATCGTCGATCGCGATCCGATCAACTACCTGACGCCGTTGACGTCGATGTTCCTGCACGCCGGCTGGGGACACATCCTGGGCAACGGCCTCTTCCTCTGGGTCTTCGGCAACAACGTCGAGGACAGCATGGGCCGCCTGCGCTTTGCCTTCTTCTACCTTTTGTGTGGTCTCGGCGCGGCGGCGGCGCAAGTGATGGTGAGCCCGGCGTCGCCGGTGCCGATCGTGGGGGCGTCGGGCGCCATCGCCGGCGTGCTGGGCGCCTATCTGATGCTGTACCCGCGCGTGAAGGTGAACGTCCTTTTTATCTTCATCATCTTCATTCGGGTGATCAAGGTGCCGGCGTGGGCGATGCTGCTCTGGTGGTTCGGGTTGCAAGTGGTGACCGGGCTGCCGGAGCTTTCGTCGGTGCGGCCGAACATCTCGGCAGGCGTAGCCGTCTTCGCGCACATCGGTGGTTTTCTGACCGGCTTTCTGCTGGTGCGGCTGTTCACCAAACCCGAACTGATGATTGAACGGACCGCGCTGCGCAACCAACGCTACTTGTACCGTCGCTGA